The Dama dama isolate Ldn47 chromosome 23, ASM3311817v1, whole genome shotgun sequence genome contains a region encoding:
- the LOC133044632 gene encoding endogenous retrovirus group V member 1 Env polyprotein-like — protein sequence MTGWETWTLLLALLLRRGWGQNNEERGTWRENTVVNFSSILSSGNNLSNCWTCHPHPQEGVPQLQIVPVDEDVNLTLTSEPVRNTPLLIVNLEDHEEMGCVELTDPWNQTGLWIKRPFLCTGQGKPCCPCQTDACLIDAGSSLSIYPMSFSTLSSSCTPNQTHWCVDPSLLSPGTQPNTSCTHWKGTAAPAWRLTYQTPSAFSDEEEIEENSELDGGSLDGGPLSPRCSNAPRWGALLRRWFNSTSPRQACTPAGYLFLCGPPQNKLPFEGSPNSSFSWPLRAMAYPCLDNVHFRGECTLGRLGAEGLSTTAYSNATSQNRHNWALRLVLAGIGVAIGLAAPWGVSPIMKQS from the coding sequence ATGACAGGATGGGAAACATGGACCCTTCTCCTGGCCCTTCTCCTAAGGAGGGGTTGGGGACAAAACAACGAGGAGAGGGGAACATGGAGAGAGAACACAGTGGTCAACTTCTCCAGCATTTTGTCCTCAGGAAATAATCTCTCCAATTGTTGGACCTGTCATCCCCACCCACAAGAGGGGGTTCCTCAGCTCCAGATTGTGCCTGTAGATGAGGATGTTAATCTCACCCTGACTTCTGAACCAGTTAGGAACACGCCGCTTCTAATAGTGAATCTTGAAGATCATGAGGAAATGGGGTGTGTAGAACTTACAGACCCTTGGAATCAAACGGGTCTCTGGATCAAGCGGCCCTTTCTCTGCACAGGGCAAGGAAAACCCTGTTGCCCCTGCCAGACAGATGCCTGCCTTATTGATGCGGGAAGCTCGTTGTCTATTTATCCGATGTCATTTTCCACGTTAAGCTCCTCTTGCACTCCTAACCAGACTCACTGGTGTGTGGACCCATCTCTGCTCTCCCCAGGCACCCAGCCCAACACGTCTTGTACGCACTGGAAAGGAACAGCAGCCCCGGCCTGGAGGCTCACCTATCAGACCCCCTCTGCCTTCAGCGACgaggaggaaatagaggaaaactcaGAACTAGATGGGGGATCACTAGACGGAGGGCCTTTGTCCCCTAGATGCAGTAATGCCCCTCGCTGGGGTGCCCTTTTACGTCGATGGTTTAATTCTACTTCACCCCGCCAAGCTTGCACCCCTGCCGGATATCTATTCCTCTGTGGTCCACCGCAGAATAAACTACCCTTTGAAGGGAGCCCAAATTCCtccttctcctggcctctccGAGCAATGGCCTACCCCTGCTTAGACAATGTTCACTTCCGAGGAGAATGCACTTTGGGCCGATTGGGCGCTGAAGGACTAAGCACCACTGCATACAGTAATGCCACCTCTCAAAACAGACATAACTGGGCACTCAGACTAGTCCTGGCAGGAATTGGGGTGGCCATAGGTCTGGCTGCCCCTTGGGGAGTTTCACCTATCATGAAACAATCTTAA